One window of the Zea mays cultivar B73 chromosome 3, Zm-B73-REFERENCE-NAM-5.0, whole genome shotgun sequence genome contains the following:
- the LOC100274305 gene encoding Photosynthetic NDH subunit of subcomplex B 5, chloroplastic-like — protein sequence MSSLSSGISASPSAAPSTARRRHDAAPQQLRVKAAARPQLLHAGRRRSSVGRRPGGGAVVVRAGPGPLSEIEPDLEEDAIDVYRTNGISPEDFEYGKYDGHHTYFEGQDKKGFWEDVSEWYQEAEPPQGFQALISWAFPPAIILGMAFNVPGEYLYIGAAVFIVVFCVIEMGKPDKPHNFEPEIYMMERSARDKLIADYNSMDIWDFNEKYGELWDFTVNTRDDIVKST from the exons ATGAGCAGCCTGTCCTCCGGCATCTCTGCCTCGCCATCTGCAGCGCCCAGCACCGCTCGGCGCCGCCATGACGCAGCGCCGCAGCAGCTGAGGGTGAAGGCGGCGGCGCGGCCACAGCTGCTGCACGCCGGCCGCCGGCGTTCGAGTGTCGGGAGGAGGCCGGGCGGCGGCGCGGTGGTGGTGAGggccgggcctgggccgctgtcgGAGATCGAGCCGGACCTGGAGGAGGACGCCATCGACGTGTACCGCACCAACGGCATCAGCCCG GAGGACTTCGAGTACGGGAAGTATGACGGACACCACACCTATTTCGAAGGCCAAG ACAAGAAGGGCTTCTGGGAGGATGTCTCCGAGTGGTACCAAGAAGCTGAGCCTCCTCAGGGCTTTCAAG CACTCATCTCCTGGGCATTTCCTCCTGCGATCATCCTCGGCATGGCTTTCAATGTGCCG GGGGAGTACCTGTACATCGGGGCGGCCGTCTTCATCGTGGTGTTCTGCGTCATCGAGATGGGCAAGCCCGACAAGCCGCACAACTTCGAGCCGGAGATCTACATGATGGAGAGGTCGGCCCGCGACAAGCTCATCGCCGACTACAACTCCATGGACATCTGGGACTTCAACGAGAAGTACGGCGAGCTCTGGGACTTCACCGTCAACACCAGGGACGACATCGTCAAGTCGACCTAG